One window of Rubrivirga sp. SAORIC476 genomic DNA carries:
- the nuoH gene encoding NADH-quinone oxidoreductase subunit NuoH, protein MDVLLAIWEVLDLPIVIFLLLNFFLVTASLLVYAERKVSAFIQERSGPNRVGPAGLFQSFADVFKLMFKENIVPAQGNPFIHSLAPVLMVVIAMSTGALIPWAKTPAGDALAVADIGVGLLVVLAMTSVTVYGVTLAGWSSNSKYSLLGGLRSSAQMISYELAMGAAAISVVLYSGSLSLFDIVESQDHLGSFLGWNLFRNPVGFVVFSVCALAETNRAPFDLPEAEQELVGGYHTEYSGMKFGMFFLAEYVNLWIASLLITVLFLGGYLMPGQALLVEYVGLGGVALTLIGITMTLLKTMFIAFCFIWIRWTLPRFKYNQLMNLGWKYMLPIGIANILVIAALVAGWQLIVGS, encoded by the coding sequence ATGGACGTCCTCCTCGCTATCTGGGAAGTGCTCGATCTGCCGATCGTCATCTTCCTGCTGCTCAACTTCTTCCTCGTGACCGCGTCGCTGCTGGTCTACGCCGAGCGCAAGGTGTCGGCGTTCATCCAGGAGCGCTCCGGCCCGAACCGCGTCGGCCCGGCAGGGCTGTTCCAGTCCTTCGCGGACGTGTTCAAGCTGATGTTCAAGGAGAACATCGTTCCGGCGCAGGGCAACCCGTTCATCCACAGCCTGGCGCCGGTCCTGATGGTGGTGATCGCGATGAGCACCGGCGCGCTGATCCCGTGGGCCAAGACGCCCGCGGGCGACGCGCTCGCCGTCGCCGACATCGGGGTCGGCCTGCTGGTGGTGCTGGCGATGACCTCGGTGACGGTCTACGGCGTGACGCTGGCGGGCTGGAGTTCCAACTCGAAGTACTCGCTGCTGGGCGGGCTGCGCTCGTCCGCCCAGATGATCTCGTACGAGCTGGCGATGGGCGCGGCGGCCATCTCGGTGGTGCTCTACTCGGGCAGCCTGAGCCTGTTCGACATCGTCGAGAGCCAGGACCACCTGGGCAGCTTCCTCGGCTGGAACCTGTTCCGCAACCCGGTCGGCTTCGTCGTCTTCAGCGTCTGTGCGCTGGCCGAGACGAACCGCGCGCCGTTCGACCTGCCCGAGGCGGAGCAGGAGCTCGTCGGCGGCTACCACACCGAGTACTCGGGCATGAAGTTCGGGATGTTCTTCCTGGCCGAGTACGTCAACCTGTGGATCGCGTCGCTGCTGATCACGGTGCTGTTCCTGGGCGGCTACCTGATGCCGGGCCAGGCGCTGCTGGTCGAGTACGTCGGCCTCGGCGGCGTCGCGCTGACGCTCATCGGGATCACGATGACGCTCCTGAAGACGATGTTCATCGCCTTCTGCTTCATCTGGATCCGCTGGACGCTGCCCCGCTTCAAGTACAACCAGCTGATGAACCTGGGCTGGAAGTACATGCTGCCCATCGGCATCGCCAACATCCTCGTGATCGCGGCCCTGGTGGCAGGCTGGCAGCTGATCGTCGGCTCCTAA
- the thrC gene encoding threonine synthase: protein MPAPLYVSTRGGGDAVPFREALLDGLAPDGGLYVPTEIPVLPDDWASASDRAALGATVLSAWLPEVTDLGALVEDALSFPIPLVSLGDGVHVLELFHGPTLSFKDVGARTMARLMADALQGEEVTILAATSGDTGSAVADGFAGVPGVRVVLLYPKGGVSDVQERQLIVARDGVQALAVEGTFDDCQRLVKAAFAERAPGDRRLSSANSINIGRLLPQMLYTTWALRQLGEPGTVVVPSGNLGNLTAATMAMRAGLPVTGFVAAHNANDGFVRFLDGADAPASASVPTLSNAMDVGVPSNLERLRSLFSDADLRALVHGETVTDHETLAAMRRVHDETGYVADPHTAVGLEAIRRRRADGVSGPMVVLSTAHPAKFPDAVAEATGVTPSAPPRLARLREAPTAVDTIPAELDALRRYI, encoded by the coding sequence GTGCCCGCTCCTCTCTACGTCAGCACGCGCGGCGGCGGCGACGCCGTCCCGTTCCGCGAGGCGCTCCTGGATGGCCTCGCGCCCGACGGCGGCCTCTACGTTCCCACCGAGATCCCCGTGCTCCCGGACGACTGGGCGAGTGCGTCCGACCGTGCGGCCCTCGGCGCGACGGTCCTGTCCGCATGGCTGCCCGAGGTGACCGACCTCGGAGCGCTGGTCGAGGACGCGCTCTCGTTCCCGATCCCGCTCGTCTCCCTCGGCGACGGCGTGCACGTGCTGGAGCTCTTCCACGGCCCGACGCTCTCGTTCAAGGACGTCGGCGCGCGGACGATGGCGCGGCTGATGGCGGACGCGCTCCAGGGCGAGGAGGTAACCATCCTGGCCGCCACGTCGGGCGACACCGGCAGCGCGGTCGCAGATGGGTTCGCGGGCGTGCCGGGCGTCCGCGTCGTGCTGCTCTACCCGAAAGGCGGCGTGAGCGACGTGCAGGAGCGCCAGCTCATCGTGGCGCGTGACGGCGTGCAGGCGCTCGCGGTGGAGGGCACCTTCGACGACTGCCAGCGGCTCGTCAAGGCGGCGTTCGCCGAGCGCGCGCCCGGCGACCGGCGCCTTTCGTCGGCCAACTCGATCAACATCGGGCGGCTGCTGCCGCAGATGCTCTACACCACCTGGGCGCTCCGCCAGCTCGGCGAGCCCGGCACGGTGGTCGTGCCGAGCGGCAACCTGGGCAACCTGACCGCCGCGACGATGGCAATGCGCGCGGGCCTGCCCGTCACCGGCTTCGTGGCCGCGCACAACGCCAACGACGGCTTCGTCCGCTTCCTCGACGGCGCCGACGCGCCCGCCTCGGCGTCCGTGCCGACGCTCTCGAACGCGATGGACGTGGGCGTGCCGAGCAACCTCGAACGCCTCCGGTCGCTGTTCTCCGACGCCGACCTCCGCGCGCTCGTCCACGGCGAGACTGTCACGGACCACGAGACGCTGGCAGCCATGCGCCGCGTCCACGACGAGACGGGCTACGTCGCTGACCCCCACACGGCGGTCGGGCTGGAAGCCATCCGCCGCCGCCGCGCCGACGGCGTCTCCGGACCGATGGTGGTCCTGTCGACCGCGCACCCGGCCAAGTTTCCCGACGCCGTCGCCGAGGCGACCGGAGTCACGCCCTCGGCCCCGCCTCGGCTCGCGCGCCTGCGGGAGGCTCCCACCGCCGTCGATACGATCCCGGCCGAGCTGGACGCGCTGCGGCGGTACATCTGA
- a CDS encoding homoserine kinase, which produces MPDSSPVTVFGPASLSNLGPGYDALGLCITGLGDRVTAWRTDAPGVTVEGPPSLPTDPETNTAGRAARHVLRQSGAEGGVGLRIEKGIPMGSGVGGSSASAVAGAFAANEVLGRPFDKRGLVEAVLEGERAAGGYHGDNVLPTLFGGLVLVSPSDPTVYRRLTLPAPPPLAIVLPDVEVLTRDARAVLPATVPHSDASAQAAEIAFLMRALLEGDWNAVGAAIMRDRLAEPFRAPLVPVYEAVRRAALAAGAAGCALTGSGPALFAIPGTDADPQAIVDAMVAASRAGGVDATGWVARVDPQGVRVVAP; this is translated from the coding sequence ATGCCCGACTCCTCCCCCGTCACCGTCTTCGGTCCTGCCAGCCTGTCCAACCTCGGGCCGGGCTACGACGCCCTCGGCCTGTGCATCACCGGCCTGGGCGACCGCGTGACTGCGTGGCGGACCGACGCGCCGGGCGTCACCGTCGAGGGGCCGCCGTCACTGCCGACCGATCCGGAAACGAACACGGCGGGGCGCGCCGCGCGCCACGTCCTCCGCCAGTCCGGCGCCGAGGGCGGCGTCGGACTTCGCATCGAGAAGGGCATCCCGATGGGCTCGGGCGTCGGCGGGTCGTCGGCGAGCGCGGTGGCGGGGGCGTTCGCGGCCAACGAGGTGCTGGGGCGACCGTTCGACAAGCGTGGGCTGGTGGAGGCCGTCCTCGAAGGCGAGCGCGCCGCGGGCGGCTATCACGGCGACAACGTCCTGCCGACGCTCTTCGGCGGCCTCGTGCTCGTCTCTCCATCCGACCCGACCGTCTACCGCCGCCTCACGCTTCCGGCCCCACCGCCGCTCGCCATCGTCCTCCCGGACGTGGAGGTGCTGACGCGCGACGCACGGGCCGTCCTCCCGGCGACCGTCCCCCACAGCGACGCCTCCGCGCAGGCCGCCGAGATCGCGTTCCTCATGCGGGCCTTGCTGGAGGGCGACTGGAATGCCGTCGGCGCGGCGATCATGCGCGACCGCCTCGCCGAGCCGTTCCGCGCGCCCCTGGTGCCGGTCTACGAGGCCGTCCGTCGGGCCGCGCTCGCTGCGGGCGCCGCGGGCTGCGCGCTGACCGGCTCCGGCCCCGCTCTCTTCGCCATCCCGGGCACCGACGCCGACCCGCAGGCCATCGTCGACGCGATGGTGGCGGCCAGCCGCGCGGGCGGCGTGGACGCGACCGGCTGGGTCGCCCGCGTCGACCCGCAGGGCGTCCGCGTGGTCGCGCCGTGA
- the thrA gene encoding bifunctional aspartate kinase/homoserine dehydrogenase I has product MLAPHVSKFGGTSVASPERIRRVVELVTATAAEDRTVVVVSALGGTTDDLLAALDAALARSGHTDAVDAIRQRHEAAADDLATADDRPALQAVLDARLGELTELLDGVSLLREATDRTRDAVIATGERLSAPIVAAAFRAAGHAAVALDAASLIRTDGRFGAATVDPETTRRQTREAMDALDPDAVAVVTGFIGSTAAGVTTTLGRSGSDYTATILAGALDAAECVIWTDVAGVYTADPRLVPEAVPLPRLSYREAAELAYFGAQVLHPRTMLPAERGGIPILIKSTLDPDEPGTVISNETDDLDLRVKAISSVRDVAIVMVEGGGIQAVLGVGARLFEALSGAGVNVRMTSQASSEQSVCFVVDGAHAEAAVAALQAAFATELDRGDLRSISAIPGCAVVSAVGEGMRHQPGLAGRLFATLGRAGVNVLAIAQGAAETNISLVVRQEDVRAALGALHEAFPLRRARVHVVVIGTGTVGRKLVDFLAEHAPVLMERDRIHLRLVGLANSRRMAWDAGGLPLAEGITLLDGDAATEADLDALDEKLLVGGLERRIVVDATASEAVARRYVRWLEAGVGVVTPNKKANTLDMDYYRALREAAGRREVSYHYETTVMAGLPVVFTVRDLLRSGDQIRHVEGVFSGTLAFLFNKLAEGAAFSEAVREAKALGLTEPDPRDDLTGEDVARKLLILARETGREVERADLTVESLVPAELADVSVDAFMDALDDLDADWARRVAEAEADGKRLAFVGVISDDGLSVGVRAVDTASPFGGSRGTDNVIIIQSDRYSETPLVVQGPGAGPDVTAAGLLADLVKAAELMP; this is encoded by the coding sequence ATGCTCGCCCCCCACGTCTCCAAATTCGGCGGAACGTCCGTCGCCTCCCCCGAGCGCATCCGCCGGGTCGTCGAGCTGGTCACAGCGACCGCCGCCGAGGACCGCACGGTGGTCGTGGTCTCCGCCCTCGGCGGCACCACCGACGACCTGCTGGCGGCGCTCGACGCCGCCCTGGCGCGGTCGGGCCACACCGACGCTGTCGACGCCATCCGCCAGCGCCACGAGGCCGCGGCCGACGACCTGGCGACCGCCGACGACCGCCCCGCGCTCCAGGCCGTCCTCGACGCCCGCCTCGGGGAACTGACCGAGTTGCTCGACGGCGTCTCGCTGCTGCGCGAGGCGACCGACCGCACGCGCGACGCGGTCATCGCGACCGGCGAGCGGCTCTCCGCCCCCATCGTGGCCGCCGCCTTCCGCGCCGCCGGGCACGCCGCCGTCGCCCTCGACGCGGCCTCGCTCATCCGCACCGACGGCCGGTTCGGGGCGGCGACCGTCGACCCCGAGACCACGCGCCGCCAGACGCGCGAGGCGATGGACGCGCTCGACCCGGACGCCGTCGCCGTCGTCACCGGCTTCATCGGCTCGACCGCCGCGGGCGTCACGACCACGCTCGGTCGCTCCGGCTCGGACTACACGGCCACCATCCTGGCGGGCGCGCTCGACGCCGCCGAGTGCGTCATCTGGACCGACGTGGCAGGCGTCTACACCGCCGACCCGCGCCTCGTGCCCGAGGCGGTCCCGCTGCCGCGACTGAGCTACCGCGAGGCCGCCGAGCTGGCCTACTTCGGTGCCCAGGTGCTCCACCCGCGCACGATGCTGCCCGCCGAGCGCGGCGGCATCCCGATCCTCATCAAGAGCACCCTCGACCCGGACGAGCCGGGCACGGTGATCTCGAACGAGACCGACGACCTCGACCTGCGCGTCAAGGCGATCTCGTCGGTCCGCGACGTGGCCATCGTGATGGTGGAGGGCGGCGGCATCCAGGCGGTCCTGGGCGTCGGCGCGCGGCTGTTTGAGGCGCTCTCGGGCGCGGGCGTTAACGTGCGCATGACCAGCCAAGCGTCGAGCGAACAGAGCGTCTGCTTCGTGGTCGACGGCGCCCACGCCGAGGCCGCCGTGGCGGCGCTCCAGGCGGCGTTCGCGACAGAACTCGACCGCGGCGACCTCCGGTCGATCTCTGCCATCCCCGGCTGCGCCGTCGTTTCGGCGGTCGGCGAGGGGATGCGGCATCAGCCCGGCCTCGCGGGCCGTCTGTTCGCGACGCTGGGCCGCGCGGGCGTCAACGTGCTCGCCATCGCGCAGGGCGCGGCCGAGACCAACATCTCGCTGGTCGTCCGCCAGGAGGACGTGCGGGCGGCACTCGGCGCGCTCCACGAGGCGTTCCCGCTGCGGCGCGCGCGCGTCCACGTGGTCGTGATCGGGACCGGCACGGTCGGCCGCAAGCTGGTCGACTTCCTGGCCGAGCACGCGCCGGTCCTGATGGAGCGCGACCGGATCCACCTGCGGCTGGTCGGCCTCGCCAACTCGCGCCGGATGGCGTGGGACGCGGGCGGCCTTCCCCTCGCCGAGGGCATCACGCTCCTCGACGGCGACGCCGCCACCGAGGCCGACCTGGATGCGCTCGACGAGAAGCTGCTCGTCGGCGGCCTGGAGCGCCGCATCGTGGTCGACGCGACCGCGTCCGAGGCGGTCGCCCGGCGCTACGTGCGCTGGCTGGAGGCCGGCGTGGGCGTGGTGACGCCCAACAAGAAGGCCAACACGCTCGACATGGACTACTACCGCGCGCTCCGCGAGGCCGCCGGGCGCCGCGAGGTGAGCTACCACTACGAGACGACGGTCATGGCCGGGCTCCCGGTCGTGTTCACCGTCCGCGACCTGCTGCGCTCGGGCGACCAGATCCGGCACGTCGAGGGCGTCTTCTCGGGGACGCTGGCGTTCCTGTTCAACAAGCTCGCTGAGGGCGCGGCCTTCTCCGAGGCCGTCCGCGAGGCGAAGGCGCTGGGGCTGACCGAGCCCGACCCGCGCGACGACCTGACGGGCGAGGACGTGGCGCGGAAGCTCCTCATCCTGGCTCGCGAGACCGGCCGCGAGGTCGAGCGCGCCGACCTGACCGTCGAGTCGCTCGTTCCCGCCGAGCTGGCCGATGTCTCGGTCGACGCCTTCATGGACGCGCTCGACGACCTCGACGCCGACTGGGCCCGCCGCGTCGCCGAGGCGGAGGCGGACGGCAAGCGTCTCGCCTTCGTCGGGGTGATCTCGGACGACGGCCTGAGCGTGGGCGTCCGCGCCGTGGACACCGCCTCGCCGTTCGGCGGCTCACGCGGGACGGACAACGTCATCATCATCCAGTCGGACCGCTACAGCGAGACGCCGCTCGTGGTCCAGGGCCCCGGCGCCGGACCCGACGTGACGGCCGCGGGCCTCCTCGCCGACCTCGTCAAGGCCGCCGAGCTGATGCCGTGA